A section of the Hevea brasiliensis isolate MT/VB/25A 57/8 chromosome 17, ASM3005281v1, whole genome shotgun sequence genome encodes:
- the LOC110655623 gene encoding RNA-binding protein involved in heterochromatin assembly dri1, with protein sequence MSWAGGDWMCPACQHINFKKREACQHCSYPKYGGPDPTTFTYRRPGDWYCTAMNCGSHNYASRSSCYRCGAMKNDYGSGYGGDSMYGSDGSAPPGWKTGDWICSRMGCGEHNYASRTECYKCKTPRDYGGV encoded by the exons ATGAGCTGGGCAGGAGGAGACTGGATGTGCCCTGCATGCCAACACATAAATTTCAAGAAAAGGGAAGCCTGCCAACATTGCAGTTATCCCAAGTATGGTGGCCCTGATCCAACCACATTCACATACAGGCGGCCAGGGGACTGGTATTGCACAGCCATGAACTGTGGATCCCACAATTATGCAAGCAGGTCAAGCTGCTACAGATGTGGTGCAATGAAGAATGATTATGGTAGTGGGTATGGAGGAGATAGCATGTACGGATCAGATGGCAGTGCTCCGCCTGGATGGAAAACTGGTGACTGGATTTGTAGTAG AATGGGATGTGGAGAGCATAATTATGCTAGCAGGACAGAATGCTACAAATGCAAAACACCCAGGGATTACG GTGGAGTTTAA
- the LOC110655677 gene encoding zinc finger CCCH domain-containing protein 39 — protein MSYPDSRPPFVSAQYPYQSGSDAIGVWPQFPINSNEQFDSLSQFEQLQPPYKRPRNPEDSSSQSVNSKMPLPNNLPINKGTTNIFFKTRMCAKFRTGNCKNGENCNFAHGMQDLRQPPPNWQELVGVGVRAEEDRSAGNWDDDQRIIHKMKLCKKFYNGEECPYGDRCNFLHEDPSKFRDDIGRFRESSAISIGTTGQPMVPGIGGSNATEVNKPVNNSCSDAFRANMKPVYWKTKLCTKWETTGQCPFGEKCHFAHGQAELKVPGGRAEGENAGSILTKPPVLANNASPSTTASVPNVIEEAQSKKCLLKWKGPKKINRIYGDWLDDLPLVQNLTNQVES, from the exons ATGAGTTATCCAGACTCTCGACCTCCCTTTGTGTCAGCACAGTATCCATATCAATCAGGCAGTGATGCCATTGGCGTCTGGCCTCAATTCCCTATAAACAGCAATGAGCAATTTGACTCGCTTTCGCAATTTGAACAACTCCAACCCCCATATAAAAGACCAAGAAACCCTGAGGATAGCAGCAGCCAATCCGTGAATTCTAAGATGCCCCTGCCCAACAACCTCCCAATTAATAAAGGAACAACAAACATTTTTTTCAAGACCAGAATGTGTGCGAAATTTAGGACTGGTAATTGTAAGAATGGTGAGAATTGCAACTTTGCTCATGGTATGCAAGATTTGAGGCAGCCCCCACCCAACTGGCAAGAACTTGTCGGTGTAGGTGTACGTGCTGAAGAGGATAGATCAGCAGGCAACTGGGATGATGATCAGAGGATAATTCACAAGATGAAGTTATGCAAGAAGTTTTATAATGGAGAGGAGTGCCCTTATGGGGATAGGTGTAATTTTCTTCATGAGGATCCATCAAAGTTTAGGGATGATATAGGGAGGTTTAGGGAGAGTTCTGCAATAAGTATTGGGACTACTGGGCAGCCAATGGTACCAGGAATTGGTGGGTCGAATGCGACTGAAGTCAACAAGCCTGTCAATAACTCTTGTTCAGATGCTTTTCGAGCGAATATGAAACCCGTGTATTGGAAGACAAAGTTGTGCACCAAGTGGGAAACTACAGGTCAATGCCCATTTGGCGAGAAATGTCACTTTGCTCATGGACAAGCTG AGTTAAAAGTTCCTGGTGGACGTGCTGAAGGGGAAAATGCAGGCTCAATTTTGACCAAACCACCTGTTCTTGCTAATAATGCATCTCCAAGTACGACTGCAAGTGTGCCTAATGTCATTGAAGAAGCGCAGAGTAAGAAATGCTTGTTGAAGTGGAAAGGACCCAAGAAAATAAATCGTATCTATGGTGACTGGCTTGATGATCTTCCATTAGTGCAGAACTTGACAAACCAAGTTGAGAGTTGA